GCATCTTGTTCTTGGCCACCAGGTCGTCCGGCGACTCCACGATGTGCAGGAAGCGGTTGACCTTCTTGCCCACGATGGGCGAGTGCGCCGTGGCCAGCTCGGGCTCCGCCTCGGCGAGGTCATAGCTCGCGCGCAGCGCGTTGATGGAAGGCCGGATGATGGGGTGGTCCACCGGCTCGTCCACCAGCTTGCCGAACAGGTAGAGCTTGGTGCCGCGCCCGCGCAGGCTCTCGATGTACTCCGCGCCGTTGGTGATGGTGGGCATGCGCGCCCAGCGCGCCTCGGCCGTCTCGGGCTCACGCCAGCTGGTGGGGTTCCCTTGGTCCATGTGCGTCTACCTCTTCCGCGCCGTGCGGCTCACAGTTGTGCAATCGCGCCGCTCGCGAGCAGCGCGTCGAGCTGGTTCTGATCGAAGCCGCACTCTCGCAGAACCGCGAGGGTGTCGGTGCCGGGCATGCGCGCCGGCGTGGGTGTGCCCGACGCGGTGCGGCTGAAGCGCGGCGTGGGCCGGGGTTGCACCGCGCCCTCCACGGTCACGAAGCTCTCACGCGCCACGTTGTGCGGGTGCTGCGGCGCCTCTGCGATCGACAGCACGGGCGCGAAGCACACGTCGGTGCCCTCCATGAGCGCGCACCACTCGTCGCGTGTCTTGCCGCGCATCACCTCGGCGAGGCGCGCCTTCTGGTCGGGCCAGCGGCGTGTGTCCAGCTGCTTGCCGAACACGGCCGGGTCGAGCTCGGCCTTCTCCATGAGCAGCTGGTAGAACTTGGTTTCGATGCTGCCGATGGCCACGTGCTTGCCGTCCGACGTCTCGTAGGTGTCGTAGAAGTGCGCGCCCGTGTCGAGCATGTGCGTGCCGCGCTGGTCCGTGAACATCCCCTGCGCGCGCAGGCCGTAGAACATGGCCATGAGGGCCGCCGAGCCCTCCACCATGGACGTGTCCACCACCTGGCCCTGGCCGCTGCGCTGCGCCTCGAGCAGGCCGCACACCATGCCGAACGCCAGCATCATGCCGCCGCCGCCGAAGTCGCCCACCAGGTTCAAGG
Above is a genomic segment from Sandaracinaceae bacterium containing:
- a CDS encoding CoA transferase; translated protein: MSGPLSGLRILELAGIGPGPFCGMMLADMGAEVIRIDRPGGNPSAYVGHNVLFRNRRSIALDLKTEAGAAALLQLCEHADGLIEGFRPGVTERLGVGPDDCLARNPRLVYGRMTGWGQDGPLAQVAGHDINYIALSGALHAMGRRDEQPMPPLNLVGDFGGGGMMLAFGMVCGLLEAQRSGQGQVVDTSMVEGSAALMAMFYGLRAQGMFTDQRGTHMLDTGAHFYDTYETSDGKHVAIGSIETKFYQLLMEKAELDPAVFGKQLDTRRWPDQKARLAEVMRGKTRDEWCALMEGTDVCFAPVLSIAEAPQHPHNVARESFVTVEGAVQPRPTPRFSRTASGTPTPARMPGTDTLAVLRECGFDQNQLDALLASGAIAQL